CGTAGTGCTAGACAAGCTTTCATTTTTTACTTCAGAGAAGTAAAAAAACAAATGAAACACTTAAAATTTCCAAAAATCAAAACAAATGTCAATTTACCTGAAGTATTGTCAGCAGAAGAAACAAGGGCGATATTCAATTCACTTCCCAATTTAAAACATAAAATGTTATTACTATTAAGTTACTCGGCTGGTTTACGAGTCAGTGAAGTGATCCATTTACAGGTAAAAGATATTGACCTTGAGAGAAATATGATTCGGATCACACAAGGAAAAGGAAAAAAAGACAGATATACCATGCTTGCAAACTCTCTCATTGATGAATTAAAAGAATATATAAAAGTCAGAGAATATAATTTACTTTTAAAATATAGTTATAACGAAGTGAAAAATATTCCTTGGTTATTTCCAGGTGCAAACACGAGACCACTCCATGTTCGAACGGCTGAGACAATATTTAACCAAGCAACAGCCAAAGCAAAAATCACTAAAAAAGTCACCTTTCATAGTTTGAGGCATGCTTTCGCCACACATTTGTTAGAACTTGGAACTGATTTAAGAATGATTCAAACTTTACTCGGGCACACAAGTGTCCGGACAACACAGATTTATACAAAAGTAGCAAGGAGTAGATTGGAAAATATAAAAAGCCCATTGGACCAAATGACAAAAACAAATTCAAAAACTATTTCGTAAACCAGCAAATCCCCATTATTTAACCAATTTATCTCACTCCTCTTCCAAATTTATCTCTCCCCTCAATTAAATTTCCGACTATGAACAATGATTTCATTGACGAATTCTATTTATGGTATAAAAATTTGATTCTCATTTATTTTCTTTTGATAGGTTACCAATGAAACGCATCCCATTTGTTCTAATTTTCACTATCCTTTTGTCAAATTTATACGTTTTTGCACAAGTAAAACCGCAGTTGGAAAATGAATGGATTGTATCCAAAAGTTTAGGTCCAATCATTGATGGAACGTCTGTTCGTTGGAATTTTTCGGCAGTAATAAAAGTAGATCAGCTTAAATCCATTCGAGGATATGAATTGAATGGAAAAGAAAAAAAAGAATATTTTTCCGAGTTACAAACCATTAAAAAAGGTAACTTCTCGATTGAAAGCAAAGCATTAAACGAAGAAGAATATAGTTGGATTTTTGAATCTGGTCTCACTAGCAAATTTTTTACTATTGAAGTGATCAATCTTAAAGGAGAAACAAATTCATTAAATATTCCCATTAATTTTACGGAAGATACTAAGGTAAGCTTACGATTGTTTATGGATAAAAACTTAGGTATTAAGAAAGAAATAATCAAAGTACCTTTCCATCGAAATTTTGATGGTAG
The Leptospira bouyouniensis DNA segment above includes these coding regions:
- a CDS encoding tyrosine-type recombinase/integrase, which translates into the protein MGGGSRTPPNSGRGSYIRARPAAFHKSINQHFIIIYQKIELNLEPNRKQSTYLYESNKVRCFMIKLRYVTSDKRFHLRFPYSKLYYNIAKSIPKAIYHPEDKTWSYPNDFNSIKRVLAEFTEYDIRFLVCEIPKQCGILEDFFRAARERNFSFCTTKTYYSHLYQLLVFTEKLPTNINSKDLENYLDFQVKEKNVKSATIRSARQAFIFYFREVKKQMKHLKFPKIKTNVNLPEVLSAEETRAIFNSLPNLKHKMLLLLSYSAGLRVSEVIHLQVKDIDLERNMIRITQGKGKKDRYTMLANSLIDELKEYIKVREYNLLLKYSYNEVKNIPWLFPGANTRPLHVRTAETIFNQATAKAKITKKVTFHSLRHAFATHLLELGTDLRMIQTLLGHTSVRTTQIYTKVARSRLENIKSPLDQMTKTNSKTIS